One window of the Oncorhynchus keta strain PuntledgeMale-10-30-2019 unplaced genomic scaffold, Oket_V2 Un_contig_963_pilon_pilon, whole genome shotgun sequence genome contains the following:
- the LOC118376659 gene encoding uncharacterized protein LOC118376659 isoform X19, translating into MPSLRPRCLHSDNSIPDAFTPSQMPSLRPRCLHSVPDAFTPSQMPSLRPRCLHSVPDAFTPSQMPSLRPRCLHSVPDAFTPSQMPSLRPRCLHSVPDAFTPSQMPSFRQLRPRCLHSDNSIPGAFTPTTPSQMPSLRPRCLHSDPGAFTPTTPTQMPSLRPRCLHSDNSIPDAFTPSQMPSLRPRCLHSVPDAFTPTQVPSLRQLRPRCLHSVPDAFTPTTPSQMPSLRPRCLHSVPGAFTPTTPSQMPSLRPRCLHSVPDAFTPSQVPSLRQLHPRCLHSVPGAFTPSQMPSLRPRCLHSVPDAFTPSQMPSLRPRCLHSVPGAFTPTTPSQMPSLRPRCLHSVPDAFTPSQMPSLRPRCLHSVPDAFTPSQMPSFRQLRPRCLHSDNSIPGAFTPTTPSQMPSLRPRCLHSDPGAFTPTTPTQVPSLRPRCLHSDNSIPDAFTPSQMPSLRPRCLHSDNSIPDAFTPSQMPSLRPRCLHSVPDAFTPTQVPSLRQLRPRCLHSVPDAFTPTTPSQMPSLRPRCLHSVPGAFTPTTPSQMPSLRPRCLHSVPDAFTPSQMPSLRPRCLHSDNSIPDAFTPSQMPSLRPRCLHSVPGTFTPTTP; encoded by the exons ATGCCTTCACTCCGTCCCAGGTGCCTTCACTCCGACAACTCCATCCCAGATGCCTTCACTCCGTCCCAGATGCCTTCACTCCGTCCCAGATGCCTTCACTCCGTCCCAGATGCCTTCACTCCGTCCCAG ATGCCTTCACTCCGTCCCAGATGCCTTCACTCCGTCCCAGATGCCTTCACTCCATCCCAGATGCCTTCACTCCGTCCCAGATGCCTTCACTCCGTCCCAGATGCCTTCACTCCATCCCAGATGCCTTCACTCCGTCCCAGATGCCTTCACTCCGTCCCAGATGCCTTCACTCCGTCCCAGATGCCTTCATTTCGACAACTCCGACCCAGGTGCCTTCACTCTGACAACTCCATCCCAGGTGCCTTCACTCCGACAACTCCATCCCAGATGCCTTCACTCCGTCCCAGATGCCTTCACTCCGACCCAGGTGCCTTCACTCCGACAACTCCGACCCAG ATGCCTTCACTCCGTCCCAGATGCCTTCACTCCGACAACTCCATCCCAGATGCCTTCACTCCGTCCCAGATGCCTTCACTCCGTCCCAGGTGCCTTCACTCCGTCCCAGATGCCTTCACTCCGACCCAGGTGCCTTCACTCCGACAACTCCGACCCAGGTGCCTTCACTCCGTCCCAGATGCCTTCACTCCGACAACTCCATCCCAGATGCCTTCACTCCGTCCCAGATGCCTTCACTCCGTCCCAGGTGCCTTCACTCCGACAACTCCATCCCAGATGCCTTCACTCCGTCCCAGATGCCTTCACTCCGTCCCAGATGCCTTCACTCCGTCCCAGGTGCCTTCACTCCGACAACTCCATCCCAGATGCCTTCACTCCGTCCCAGGTGCCTTCACTCCGTCCCAGATGCCTTCACTCCGTCCCAGATGCCTTCACTCCGTCCCAGATGCCTTCACTCCGTCCCAGATGCCTTCACTCCGTCCCAG ATGCCTTCACTCCGTCCCAGGTGCCTTCACTCCGACAACTCCATCCCAGATGCCTTCACTCCGTCCCAGATGCCTTCACTCCGTCCCAGATGCCTTCACTCCGTCCCAGATGCCTTCACTCCGTCCCAGATGCCTTCACTCCGTCCCAGATGCCTTCACTCCGTCCCAGATGCCTTCATTTCGACAACTCCGACCCAG GTGCCTTCACTCTGACAACTCCATCCCAGGTGCCTTCACTCCGACAACTCCATCCCAGATGCCTTCACTCCGTCCCAGATGCCTTCACTCCGACCCAGGTGCCTTCACTCCGACAACTCCGACCCAGGTGCCTTCACTCCGTCCCAGATGCCTTCACTCCGACAACTCCATCCCAGATGCCTTCACTCCGTCCCAGATGCCTTCACTCCGTCCCAGGTGCCTTCACTCCGACAACTCCATCCCAGATGCCTTCACTCCGTCCCAGATGCCTTCACTCCGTCCCAGGTGCCTTCACTCCGTCCCAGATGCCTTCACTCCGACCCAGGTGCCTTCACTCCGACAACTCCGACCCAGGTGCCTTCACTCCGTCCCAGATGCCTTCACTCCGACAACTCCATCCCAGATGCCTTCACTCCGTCCCAGATGCCTTCACTCCGTCCCAG GTGCCTTCACTCCGACAACTCCATCCCAGATGCCTTCACTCCGTCCCAG ATGCCTTCACTCCGTCCCAGATGCCTTCACTCCGTCCCAGATGCCTTCACTCCGTCCCAGGTGCCTTCACTCCGACAACTCCATCCCAG
- the LOC118376659 gene encoding uncharacterized protein LOC118376659 isoform X24: MPSLRPRCLHSDNSIPDAFTPSQMPSLRPRCLHSVPDAFTPSQMPSLRPRCLHSVPDAFTPSQMPSLRPRCLHSVPDAFTPSQMPSLRPRCLHSVPDAFTPSQMPSFRQLRPRCLHSDNSIPGAFTPTTPSQMPSLRPRCLHSDPGAFTPTTPTQMPSLRPRCLHSDNSIPDAFTPSQMPSLRPRCLHSVPDAFTPTQVPSLRQLRPRCLHSVPDAFTPTTPSQMPSLRPRCLHSVPGAFTPTTPSQMPSLRPRCLHSVPDAFTPSQVPSLRQLHPRCLHSVPGAFTPSQMPSLRPRCLHSVPDAFTPSQMPSLRPRCLHSVPGAFTPTTPSQMPSLRPRCLHSVPDAFTPSQMPSLRPRCLHSVPDAFTPSQMPSFRQLRPRCLHSDNSIPGAFTPTTPSQMPSLRPRCLHSDPGAFTPTTPTQVPSLRPRCLHSDNSIPDAFTPSQMPSLRPRCLHSDNSIPDAFTPSQMPSLRPRCLHSVPDAFTPTQVPSLRQLRPRCLHSVPDAFTPTTPSQMPSLRPRCLHSVPGAFTPTTPSQMPSLRPRCLHSVPGAFTPSQMPSLRPRCLHSVPDAFTPSQMPSLRPRCLHSVPGTFTPTTP, from the exons ATGCCTTCACTCCGTCCCAGGTGCCTTCACTCCGACAACTCCATCCCAGATGCCTTCACTCCGTCCCAGATGCCTTCACTCCGTCCCAGATGCCTTCACTCCGTCCCAGATGCCTTCACTCCGTCCCAG ATGCCTTCACTCCGTCCCAGATGCCTTCACTCCGTCCCAGATGCCTTCACTCCATCCCAGATGCCTTCACTCCGTCCCAGATGCCTTCACTCCGTCCCAGATGCCTTCACTCCATCCCAGATGCCTTCACTCCGTCCCAGATGCCTTCACTCCGTCCCAGATGCCTTCACTCCGTCCCAGATGCCTTCATTTCGACAACTCCGACCCAGGTGCCTTCACTCTGACAACTCCATCCCAGGTGCCTTCACTCCGACAACTCCATCCCAGATGCCTTCACTCCGTCCCAGATGCCTTCACTCCGACCCAGGTGCCTTCACTCCGACAACTCCGACCCAG ATGCCTTCACTCCGTCCCAGATGCCTTCACTCCGACAACTCCATCCCAGATGCCTTCACTCCGTCCCAGATGCCTTCACTCCGTCCCAGGTGCCTTCACTCCGTCCCAGATGCCTTCACTCCGACCCAGGTGCCTTCACTCCGACAACTCCGACCCAGGTGCCTTCACTCCGTCCCAGATGCCTTCACTCCGACAACTCCATCCCAGATGCCTTCACTCCGTCCCAGATGCCTTCACTCCGTCCCAGGTGCCTTCACTCCGACAACTCCATCCCAGATGCCTTCACTCCGTCCCAGATGCCTTCACTCCGTCCCAGATGCCTTCACTCCGTCCCAGGTGCCTTCACTCCGACAACTCCATCCCAGATGCCTTCACTCCGTCCCAGGTGCCTTCACTCCGTCCCAGATGCCTTCACTCCGTCCCAGATGCCTTCACTCCGTCCCAGATGCCTTCACTCCGTCCCAGATGCCTTCACTCCGTCCCAG ATGCCTTCACTCCGTCCCAGGTGCCTTCACTCCGACAACTCCATCCCAGATGCCTTCACTCCGTCCCAGATGCCTTCACTCCGTCCCAGATGCCTTCACTCCGTCCCAGATGCCTTCACTCCGTCCCAGATGCCTTCACTCCGTCCCAGATGCCTTCACTCCGTCCCAGATGCCTTCATTTCGACAACTCCGACCCAG GTGCCTTCACTCTGACAACTCCATCCCAGGTGCCTTCACTCCGACAACTCCATCCCAGATGCCTTCACTCCGTCCCAGATGCCTTCACTCCGACCCAGGTGCCTTCACTCCGACAACTCCGACCCAGGTGCCTTCACTCCGTCCCAGATGCCTTCACTCCGACAACTCCATCCCAGATGCCTTCACTCCGTCCCAGATGCCTTCACTCCGTCCCAGGTGCCTTCACTCCGACAACTCCATCCCAGATGCCTTCACTCCGTCCCAGATGCCTTCACTCCGTCCCAGGTGCCTTCACTCCGTCCCAGATGCCTTCACTCCGACCCAGGTGCCTTCACTCCGACAACTCCGACCCAGGTGCCTTCACTCCGTCCCAGATGCCTTCACTCCGACAACTCCATCCCAGATGCCTTCACTCCGTCCCAGATGCCTTCACTCCGTCCCAG GTGCCTTCACTCCGACAACTCCATCCCAGATGCCTTCACTCCGTCCCAG GTGCCTTCACTCCGTCCCAGGTGCCT
- the LOC118376659 gene encoding nascent polypeptide-associated complex subunit alpha, muscle-specific form-like isoform X21, translated as MPSLRPRCLHSDNSIPDAFTPSQMPSLRPRCLHSVPDAFTPSQMPSLRPRCLHSVPDAFTPSQMPSLRPRCLHSVPDAFTPSQMPSLRPRCLHSVPDAFTPSQMPSFRQLRPRCLHSDNSIPGAFTPTTPSQMPSLRPRCLHSDPGAFTPTTPTQMPSLRPRCLHSDNSIPDAFTPSQMPSLRPRCLHSVPDAFTPTQVPSLRQLRPRCLHSVPDAFTPTTPSQMPSLRPRCLHSVPGAFTPTTPSQMPSLRPRCLHSVPDAFTPSQVPSLRQLHPRCLHSVPGAFTPSQMPSLRPRCLHSVPDAFTPSQMPSLRPRCLHSVPGAFTPTTPSQMPSLRPRCLHSVPDAFTPSQMPSLRPRCLHSVPDAFTPSQMPSFRQLRPRCLHSDNSIPGAFTPTTPSQMPSLRPRCLHSDPGAFTPTTPTQVPSLRPRCLHSDNSIPDAFTPSQMPSLRPRCLHSDNSIPDAFTPSQMPSLRPRCLHSDNSDPGAFTPSQMPSLRQLHPRCLHSVPDAFTPSQMPSLRPRCLHSVPGAFTPTTPSQMPSLRPRCLHSVPDAFTPSQVPSLRQLHPRCLHSVPDAFTPSQMPSLRPRCLHSVPGTFTPTTP; from the exons ATGCCTTCACTCCGTCCCAGGTGCCTTCACTCCGACAACTCCATCCCAGATGCCTTCACTCCGTCCCAGATGCCTTCACTCCGTCCCAGATGCCTTCACTCCGTCCCAGATGCCTTCACTCCGTCCCAG ATGCCTTCACTCCGTCCCAGATGCCTTCACTCCGTCCCAGATGCCTTCACTCCATCCCAGATGCCTTCACTCCGTCCCAGATGCCTTCACTCCGTCCCAGATGCCTTCACTCCATCCCAGATGCCTTCACTCCGTCCCAGATGCCTTCACTCCGTCCCAGATGCCTTCACTCCGTCCCAGATGCCTTCATTTCGACAACTCCGACCCAGGTGCCTTCACTCTGACAACTCCATCCCAGGTGCCTTCACTCCGACAACTCCATCCCAGATGCCTTCACTCCGTCCCAGATGCCTTCACTCCGACCCAGGTGCCTTCACTCCGACAACTCCGACCCAG ATGCCTTCACTCCGTCCCAGATGCCTTCACTCCGACAACTCCATCCCAGATGCCTTCACTCCGTCCCAGATGCCTTCACTCCGTCCCAGGTGCCTTCACTCCGTCCCAGATGCCTTCACTCCGACCCAGGTGCCTTCACTCCGACAACTCCGACCCAGGTGCCTTCACTCCGTCCCAGATGCCTTCACTCCGACAACTCCATCCCAGATGCCTTCACTCCGTCCCAGATGCCTTCACTCCGTCCCAGGTGCCTTCACTCCGACAACTCCATCCCAGATGCCTTCACTCCGTCCCAGATGCCTTCACTCCGTCCCAGATGCCTTCACTCCGTCCCAGGTGCCTTCACTCCGACAACTCCATCCCAGATGCCTTCACTCCGTCCCAGGTGCCTTCACTCCGTCCCAGATGCCTTCACTCCGTCCCAGATGCCTTCACTCCGTCCCAGATGCCTTCACTCCGTCCCAGATGCCTTCACTCCGTCCCAG ATGCCTTCACTCCGTCCCAGGTGCCTTCACTCCGACAACTCCATCCCAGATGCCTTCACTCCGTCCCAGATGCCTTCACTCCGTCCCAGATGCCTTCACTCCGTCCCAGATGCCTTCACTCCGTCCCAGATGCCTTCACTCCGTCCCAGATGCCTTCACTCCGTCCCAGATGCCTTCATTTCGACAACTCCGACCCAG GTGCCTTCACTCTGACAACTCCATCCCAGGTGCCTTCACTCCGACAACTCCATCCCAGATGCCTTCACTCCGTCCCAGATGCCTTCACTCCGACCCAGGTGCCTTCACTCCGACAACTCCGACCCAGGTGCCTTCACTCCGTCCCAGATGCCTTCACTCCGACAACTCCATCCCAGATGCCTTCACTCCGTCCCAGATGCCTTCACTCCGTCCCAGGTGCCTTCACTCCGACAACTCCATCCCAGATGCCTTCACTCCGTCCCAGATGCCTTCACTCCGTCCCAG GTGCCTTCACTCCGACAACTCCGACCCAGGTGCCTTCACTCCGTCCCAGATGCCTTCACTCCGACAACTCCATCCCAGATGCCTTCACTCCGTCCCAGATGCCTTCACTCCGTCCCAG ATGCCTTCACTCCGTCCCAGATGCCTTCACTCCGTCCCAGGTGCCTTCACTCCGACAACTCCATCCCAGATGCCTTCACTCCGTCCCAG ATGCCTTCACTCCGTCCCAGATGCCTTCACTCCGTCCCAGGTGCCTTCACTCCGACAACTCCATCCCAG
- the LOC118376659 gene encoding uncharacterized protein LOC118376659 isoform X26: MPSLRPRCLHSDNSIPDAFTPSQMPSLRPRCLHSVPDAFTPSQMPSLRPRCLHSVPDAFTPSQMPSLRPRCLHSVPDAFTPSQMPSLRPRCLHSVPDAFTPSQMPSFRQLRPRCLHSDNSIPGAFTPTTPSQMPSLRPRCLHSDPGAFTPTTPTQMPSLRPRCLHSDNSIPDAFTPSQMPSLRPRCLHSVPDAFTPTQVPSLRQLRPRCLHSVPDAFTPTTPSQMPSLRPRCLHSVPGAFTPTTPSQMPSLRPRCLHSVPDAFTPSQVPSLRQLHPRCLHSVPGAFTPSQMPSLRPRCLHSVPDAFTPSQMPSLRPRCLHSVPGAFTPTTPSQMPSLRPRCLHSVPDAFTPSQMPSLRPRCLHSVPDAFTPSQMPSFRQLRPRCLHSDNSIPGAFTPTTPSQMPSLRPRCLHSDPGAFTPTTPTQVPSLRPRCLHSDNSIPDAFTPSQMPSLRPRCLHSDNSIPDAFTPSQMPSLRPRCLHSDNSDPGAFTPSQMPSLRQLHPRCLHSVPDAFTPSQMPSLRPRCLHSVPGAFTPTTPSQMPSLRPRCLHSVPGAFTPSQMPSLRPRCLHSVPDAFTPSQMPSLRPRCLHSVPGTFTPTTP, encoded by the exons ATGCCTTCACTCCGTCCCAGGTGCCTTCACTCCGACAACTCCATCCCAGATGCCTTCACTCCGTCCCAGATGCCTTCACTCCGTCCCAGATGCCTTCACTCCGTCCCAGATGCCTTCACTCCGTCCCAG ATGCCTTCACTCCGTCCCAGATGCCTTCACTCCGTCCCAGATGCCTTCACTCCATCCCAGATGCCTTCACTCCGTCCCAGATGCCTTCACTCCGTCCCAGATGCCTTCACTCCATCCCAGATGCCTTCACTCCGTCCCAGATGCCTTCACTCCGTCCCAGATGCCTTCACTCCGTCCCAGATGCCTTCATTTCGACAACTCCGACCCAGGTGCCTTCACTCTGACAACTCCATCCCAGGTGCCTTCACTCCGACAACTCCATCCCAGATGCCTTCACTCCGTCCCAGATGCCTTCACTCCGACCCAGGTGCCTTCACTCCGACAACTCCGACCCAG ATGCCTTCACTCCGTCCCAGATGCCTTCACTCCGACAACTCCATCCCAGATGCCTTCACTCCGTCCCAGATGCCTTCACTCCGTCCCAGGTGCCTTCACTCCGTCCCAGATGCCTTCACTCCGACCCAGGTGCCTTCACTCCGACAACTCCGACCCAGGTGCCTTCACTCCGTCCCAGATGCCTTCACTCCGACAACTCCATCCCAGATGCCTTCACTCCGTCCCAGATGCCTTCACTCCGTCCCAGGTGCCTTCACTCCGACAACTCCATCCCAGATGCCTTCACTCCGTCCCAGATGCCTTCACTCCGTCCCAGATGCCTTCACTCCGTCCCAGGTGCCTTCACTCCGACAACTCCATCCCAGATGCCTTCACTCCGTCCCAGGTGCCTTCACTCCGTCCCAGATGCCTTCACTCCGTCCCAGATGCCTTCACTCCGTCCCAGATGCCTTCACTCCGTCCCAGATGCCTTCACTCCGTCCCAG ATGCCTTCACTCCGTCCCAGGTGCCTTCACTCCGACAACTCCATCCCAGATGCCTTCACTCCGTCCCAGATGCCTTCACTCCGTCCCAGATGCCTTCACTCCGTCCCAGATGCCTTCACTCCGTCCCAGATGCCTTCACTCCGTCCCAGATGCCTTCACTCCGTCCCAGATGCCTTCATTTCGACAACTCCGACCCAG GTGCCTTCACTCTGACAACTCCATCCCAGGTGCCTTCACTCCGACAACTCCATCCCAGATGCCTTCACTCCGTCCCAGATGCCTTCACTCCGACCCAGGTGCCTTCACTCCGACAACTCCGACCCAGGTGCCTTCACTCCGTCCCAGATGCCTTCACTCCGACAACTCCATCCCAGATGCCTTCACTCCGTCCCAGATGCCTTCACTCCGTCCCAGGTGCCTTCACTCCGACAACTCCATCCCAGATGCCTTCACTCCGTCCCAGATGCCTTCACTCCGTCCCAG GTGCCTTCACTCCGACAACTCCGACCCAGGTGCCTTCACTCCGTCCCAGATGCCTTCACTCCGACAACTCCATCCCAGATGCCTTCACTCCGTCCCAGATGCCTTCACTCCGTCCCAG ATGCCTTCACTCCGTCCCAGATGCCTTCACTCCGTCCCAGGTGCCTTCACTCCGACAACTCCATCCCAGATGCCTTCACTCCGTCCCAG GTGCCTTCACTCCGTCCCAGGTGCCT
- the LOC118376659 gene encoding uncharacterized protein LOC118376659 isoform X3, which translates to MPSLRPRCLHSDNSIPDAFTPSQMPSLRPRCLHSVPDAFTPSQMPSLRPRCLHSVPDAFTPSQMPSLRPRCLHSVPDAFTPSQMPSLRPRCLHSVPDAFTPSQMPSFRQLRPRCLHSDNSIPGAFTPTTPSQMPSLRPRCLHSDPGAFTPTTPTQMPSLRPRCLHSDNSIPDAFTPSQMPSLRPRCLHSVPDAFTPTQVPSLRQLRPRCLHSVPDAFTPTTPSQMPSLRPRCLHSVPGAFTPTTPSQMPSLRPRCLHSVPDAFTPSQVPSLRQLHPRCLHSVPGAFTPSQMPSLRPRCLHSVPDAFTPSQMPSLRPRCLHSVPDAFTPSQVPSLRQLHPRCLHSVPDAFTPSQMPSLRPRCLHSVPDAFTPSQMPSLRPRCLHFDNSDPGAFTLTTPSQVPSLRQLHPRCLHSVPDAFTPTQVPSLRQLRPRCLHSVPDAFTPTTPSQMPSLRPRCLHSVPGAFTPTTPSQMPSLRPRCLHSVPGAFTPSQMPSLRPRCLHSDNSDPGAFTPSQMPSLRQLHPRCLHSVPDAFTPSQVPSLRQLHPRCLHSVPGAFTPSQMPSLRPRCLHSVPDAFTPSQMPSLRPRCLHSDNSIPGAFTPSQVPSLRPRCLHSVPDAFTPSQMPSLRPRCLHSVPGTFTPTTP; encoded by the exons ATGCCTTCACTCCGTCCCAGGTGCCTTCACTCCGACAACTCCATCCCAGATGCCTTCACTCCGTCCCAGATGCCTTCACTCCGTCCCAGATGCCTTCACTCCGTCCCAGATGCCTTCACTCCGTCCCAG ATGCCTTCACTCCGTCCCAGATGCCTTCACTCCGTCCCAGATGCCTTCACTCCATCCCAGATGCCTTCACTCCGTCCCAGATGCCTTCACTCCGTCCCAGATGCCTTCACTCCATCCCAGATGCCTTCACTCCGTCCCAGATGCCTTCACTCCGTCCCAGATGCCTTCACTCCGTCCCAGATGCCTTCATTTCGACAACTCCGACCCAGGTGCCTTCACTCTGACAACTCCATCCCAGGTGCCTTCACTCCGACAACTCCATCCCAGATGCCTTCACTCCGTCCCAGATGCCTTCACTCCGACCCAGGTGCCTTCACTCCGACAACTCCGACCCAG ATGCCTTCACTCCGTCCCAGATGCCTTCACTCCGACAACTCCATCCCAGATGCCTTCACTCCGTCCCAGATGCCTTCACTCCGTCCCAGGTGCCTTCACTCCGTCCCAGATGCCTTCACTCCGACCCAGGTGCCTTCACTCCGACAACTCCGACCCAGGTGCCTTCACTCCGTCCCAGATGCCTTCACTCCGACAACTCCATCCCAGATGCCTTCACTCCGTCCCAGATGCCTTCACTCCGTCCCAGGTGCCTTCACTCCGACAACTCCATCCCAGATGCCTTCACTCCGTCCCAGATGCCTTCACTCCGTCCCAGATGCCTTCACTCCGTCCCAGGTGCCTTCACTCCGACAACTCCATCCCAGATGCCTTCACTCCGTCCCAGGTGCCTTCACTCCGTCCCAGATGCCTTCACTCCGTCCCAGATGCCTTCACTCCGTCCCAGATGCCTTCACTCCGTCCCAGATGCCTTCACTCCGTCCCAG ATGCCTTCACTCCGTCCCAGATGCCTTCACTCCGTCCCAGGTGCCTTCACTCCGACAACTCCATCCCAGATGCCTTCACTCCGTCCCAGATGCCTTCACTCCGTCCCAGATGCCTTCACTCCGTCCCAGATGCCTTCACTCCGTCCCAGATGCCTTCACTCCGTCCCAGATGCCTTCACTCCGTCCCAGATGCCTTCATTTCGACAACTCCGACCCAG GTGCCTTCACTCTGACAACTCCATCCCAGGTGCCTTCACTCCGACAACTCCATCCCAGATGCCTTCACTCCGTCCCAGATGCCTTCACTCCGACCCAGGTGCCTTCACTCCGACAACTCCGACCCAGGTGCCTTCACTCCGTCCCAGATGCCTTCACTCCGACAACTCCATCCCAGATGCCTTCACTCCGTCCCAGATGCCTTCACTCCGTCCCAGGTGCCTTCACTCCGACAACTCCATCCCAGATGCCTTCACTCCGTCCCAGATGCCTTCACTCCGTCCCAGGTGCCTTCACTCCGTCCCAGATGCCTTCACTCCGACCCAGGTGCCTTCACTCCGACAACTCCGACCCAGGTGCCTTCACTCCGTCCCAGATGCCTTCACTCCGACAACTCCATCCCAGATGCCTTCACTCCGTCCCAGATGCCTTCACTCCGTCCCAG GTGCCTTCACTCCGACAACTCCATCCCAGATGCCTTCACTCCGTCCCAGGTGCCTTCACTCCGTCCCAGATGCCTTCACTCCGTCCCAGATGCCTTCACTCCGTCCCAGATGCCTTCACTCCGTCCCAGATGCCTTCACTCCGTCCCAGGTGCCTTCACTCCGACAACTCCATCCCAGGTGCCTTCACTCCGTCCCAGGTGCCTTCACTCCGTCCCAGGTGCCTTCACTCCGTCCCAG
- the LOC118376659 gene encoding nascent polypeptide-associated complex subunit alpha, muscle-specific form-like isoform X34 translates to MPSLRPRCLHSDNSIPDAFTPSQMPSLRPRCLHSVPDAFTPSQMPSLRPRCLHSVPDAFTPSQMPSLRPRCLHSVPDAFTPSQMPSLRPRCLHSVPDAFTPSQMPSFRQLRPRCLHSDNSIPGAFTPTTPSQMPSLRPRCLHSDPGAFTPTTPTQMPSLRPRCLHSDNSIPDAFTPSQMPSLRPRCLHSVPDAFTPTQVPSLRQLRPRCLHSVPDAFTPTTPSQMPSLRPRCLHSVPGAFTPTTPSQMPSLRPRCLHSVPDAFTPSQVPSLRQLHPRCLHSVPGAFTPSQMPSLRPRCLHSVPDAFTPSQMPSLRPRCLHSVPGAFTPTTPSQMPSLRPRCLHSVPDAFTPSQMPSLRPRCLHSVPDAFTPSQMPSFRQLRPRCLHSDNSIPGAFTPTTPSQMPSLRPRCLHSDPGAFTPTTPTQVPSLRPRCLHSDNSIPDAFTPSQMPSLRPRCLHSDNSIPDAFTPSQMPSLRPRCLHSVPDAFTPSQMPSLRPRCLHSVPGAFTPSQMPSLRPRCLHSVPDAFTPSQMPSLRPRCLHSVPGTFTPTTP, encoded by the exons ATGCCTTCACTCCGTCCCAGGTGCCTTCACTCCGACAACTCCATCCCAGATGCCTTCACTCCGTCCCAGATGCCTTCACTCCGTCCCAGATGCCTTCACTCCGTCCCAGATGCCTTCACTCCGTCCCAG ATGCCTTCACTCCGTCCCAGATGCCTTCACTCCGTCCCAGATGCCTTCACTCCATCCCAGATGCCTTCACTCCGTCCCAGATGCCTTCACTCCGTCCCAGATGCCTTCACTCCATCCCAGATGCCTTCACTCCGTCCCAGATGCCTTCACTCCGTCCCAGATGCCTTCACTCCGTCCCAGATGCCTTCATTTCGACAACTCCGACCCAGGTGCCTTCACTCTGACAACTCCATCCCAGGTGCCTTCACTCCGACAACTCCATCCCAGATGCCTTCACTCCGTCCCAGATGCCTTCACTCCGACCCAGGTGCCTTCACTCCGACAACTCCGACCCAG ATGCCTTCACTCCGTCCCAGATGCCTTCACTCCGACAACTCCATCCCAGATGCCTTCACTCCGTCCCAGATGCCTTCACTCCGTCCCAGGTGCCTTCACTCCGTCCCAGATGCCTTCACTCCGACCCAGGTGCCTTCACTCCGACAACTCCGACCCAGGTGCCTTCACTCCGTCCCAGATGCCTTCACTCCGACAACTCCATCCCAGATGCCTTCACTCCGTCCCAGATGCCTTCACTCCGTCCCAGGTGCCTTCACTCCGACAACTCCATCCCAGATGCCTTCACTCCGTCCCAGATGCCTTCACTCCGTCCCAGATGCCTTCACTCCGTCCCAGGTGCCTTCACTCCGACAACTCCATCCCAGATGCCTTCACTCCGTCCCAGGTGCCTTCACTCCGTCCCAGATGCCTTCACTCCGTCCCAGATGCCTTCACTCCGTCCCAGATGCCTTCACTCCGTCCCAGATGCCTTCACTCCGTCCCAG ATGCCTTCACTCCGTCCCAGGTGCCTTCACTCCGACAACTCCATCCCAGATGCCTTCACTCCGTCCCAGATGCCTTCACTCCGTCCCAGATGCCTTCACTCCGTCCCAGATGCCTTCACTCCGTCCCAGATGCCTTCACTCCGTCCCAGATGCCTTCACTCCGTCCCAGATGCCTTCATTTCGACAACTCCGACCCAG GTGCCTTCACTCTGACAACTCCATCCCAGGTGCCTTCACTCCGACAACTCCATCCCAGATGCCTTCACTCCGTCCCAGATGCCTTCACTCCGACCCAGGTGCCTTCACTCCGACAACTCCGACCCAGGTGCCTTCACTCCGTCCCAGATGCCTTCACTCCGACAACTCCATCCCAGATGCCTTCACTCCGTCCCAGATGCCTTCACTCCGTCCCAGGTGCCTTCACTCCGACAACTCCATCCCAGATGCCTTCACTCCGTCCCAGATGCCTTCACTCCGTCCCAG ATGCCTTCACTCCGTCCCAGATGCCTTCACTCCGTCCCAGATGCCTTCACTCCGTCCCAG GTGCCTTCACTCCGTCCCAGGTGCCT